The Punica granatum isolate Tunisia-2019 chromosome 4, ASM765513v2, whole genome shotgun sequence genome has a window encoding:
- the LOC116202303 gene encoding tRNA (guanine(10)-N2)-methyltransferase homolog, which translates to MWYLCVFYHRLLDYRKPEVESLAELFGAFEDQKGRHLKWKLPEDHHPDSPFHFVNLPSEQVARDIANRSILVKGIYELWGEGSTFEELEAAIKAYPEDRKLPFLTQDSTFRITVDSFGKVISFQEQTARIQKLAFIPFKGRVNLKNPDHRFWLMETDDYGANNGLPPVVKRRHFFGREIGGADRKLLPTYQLKSRTYLGPTAMDAEMAFLMANQAMAKPGKLVYDPFVGTGSILVAAAHFGAMTMGADIDIRVVRDGRGPECNVWSNFKQYGLPMPIGLLRADNNLPPWRPGLKEMFDAIICDPPYGVRAGGRKSGGRKLLKGVIGPYTVSDHQRNDHIPSTAPYSLVECVHDLFDLAARMLVMRGRLVFFYPVALEDDSMGIMDNVFPEHPCFELIASSEQILSSRYSRVLLTMVKTSPYTADIEEAARLRHLDFRENHLKWLEDGNLHSAVFSPADALAAAETDTKVSREPKPKYRGKYV; encoded by the exons ATGTGGTACCTGTGCGTGTTTTACCACAGGTTGTTGGACTACAGGAAGCCCGAGGTGGAGTCTCTGGCGGAGCTGTTTGGGGCATTTGAGGATCAGAAAGGAAGGCACTTGAAATGGAAGCTCCCCGAGGACCACCACCCCGACTCACCGTTCCATTTCGTCAACCTCCCGTCCGAGCAGGTGGCTCGGGACATAGCTAACCGCAGCATACTCGTGAAAGGTATCTACGAGCTCTGGGGAGAAGGCTCCACATTTGAGGAGCTTGAGGCCGCCATTAAAGCTTACCCTGAGGACCGGAAGTTACCCTTTCTGACTCAGGACAGCACCTTCAGGATCACCGTGGATAGTTTCGGAAAAGTCATTAGCTTTCAGGAGCAGACTGCGCGGATTCAGAAACTCGCATTCATCCCTTTTAAG GGCCGAGTCAATCTGAAAAACCCAGATCACAGGTTCTGGCTTATGGAAACTGATGACTACGGAGCCAATAATGGGCTCCCACCAGTCGTGAAGAGGAGGCACTTTTTTGGTCGGGAGATTGGGGGTGCCGATAGAAAGCTTTTGCCTACTTACCAGCTAAAAAGCCGCACCTACTTGGGCCCCACAGCAATGGATGCAGAGATGGCTTTCCTAATGGCCAACCAAGCAATGGCAAAACCTGGGAAGCTCGTTTATGATCCCTTCGTGGGCACTGGGAGCATCCTTGTGGCTGCTGCTCATTTCGGAGCAATGACAATG GGAGCAGACATCGATATTAGAGTAGTGCGTGATGGTCGTGGTCCTGAGTGTAATGTGTGGAGCAATTTTAAGCAG TATGGGTTGCCAATGCCAATTGGTTTGTTGAGGGCAGATAACAACCTTCCTCCATGGCGTCCTGGATTGAAAGAA ATGTTTGATGCTATAATATGTGACCCTCCTTATGGGGTCCGTGCTGGGGGGCGCAAGTCGGGTGGGCGGAAGTTGCTCAAGGGAGTCATTGGCCCATACACTGTCTCTGATCATCAAAGGAACGATCATATCCCATCCACCGCACCATACAGCCTAGTAGAATGCGTGCACGATCTCTTCGACCTTGCTGCCAGGATGCTAGTAATGAGAGGCAGGCTCGTATTTTTCTACCCAGTCGCATTGGAGGACGATTCAATGGGAATCATGGACAATGTCTTTCCTGAGCACCCCTGCTTTGAACTAATCGCCTCCTCAGAGCAGATCCTGAGCTCCCGTTACAGTCGGGTTTTGCTCACAATGGTGAAGACGAGCCCTTACACTGCTGACATTGAAGAGGCTGCAAGGCTCAGGCATCTGGATTTCCGGGAGAACCATCTCAAGTGGCTCGAGGATGGGAATCTGCATTCTGCAGTTTTTAGTCCTGCCGATGCTTTAGCAGCGGCAGAGACCGATACAAAGGTCAGTAGAGAACCGAAGCCGAAGTATAGGGGAAAGTATGTCTAG
- the LOC116202301 gene encoding phosphatidylserine decarboxylase proenzyme 2-like yields the protein MGHGGSKETNSTPSSRTSRFRDRLRHPRRHLLHRLSRHGSSGNSVNTSAEDFAGIALLTLRSAEMKFKDRWLACVSFGEQTFRTNISDHTEKPVWNSEKKLLLERNGPHIARISVFEKNKVSKNSLIGYCDFDLLEFLEEEPVNDSEVLDLLDPSSSDTVVGRILVSCSVEDPVETEKSFARRILSIMDYNEDGKLSFSEFSDLINAFGNELAANKKEEIFKAADINGDGVVSMDELAILLAQQQEEEPIMNHCPVCGEVLQVSDKLNSMIHLTLCFDEGTGNQVMTGGFLTDKQASSGWIFKLSEWAHFSSYDVGLNYGSGAANIVVFDRRTKRLVEELIDGKIVLSMRAIYQSKFGLGLLDAGAKEILQSISEKQGKKMNTAESAEDIPKFIHFFKDQINMADVKYPLEHFKTFNEFFIRELKPGARPIESPEHDNIAVCAADSRLMAFKFAEQSTRFWIKGRKFSVRGLLGKEVDSQPFEGGALVIFRLAPQDYHRFHLPVSGTIEKFVDIPGCLYTVNPIAINSKYCNVFTENKRVVSLISTEDFGKVAFIAIGATMVGSITFLKHKGEYAKKGDEFGYFSFGGSTVICVFEKDAIEIDEDLLQTSARSLETLVSVGMKLGTSTGKRVGEDPVRGLKELSFSRE from the exons ATGGGTCATGGGGGCTCCAAGGAGACCAATTCGACACCTTCTTCCCGCACTTCCCGGTTCCGGGACCGGCTCCGCCACCCCCGCCGCCACCTCCTGCACCGCCTCAGCCGACATGGCAGCAGCGGCAACTCCGTCAACACCTCCGCCGAGGACTTCGCCGGGATAGCTCTGCTCACTCTACGTTCT GCAGAGATGAAGTTCAAGGACCGGTGGCTCGCCTGCGTCTCGTTCGGAGAGCAGACCTTCCGGACAAACATCTCGGATCA CACTGAGAAACCCGTCTGGAACTCC GAAAAGAAACTTCTGTTGGAAAGAAATGGTCCTCATATTGCAAGGATCTCCGTATTCGAG aaaaataaagtgTCAAAGAACAGTCTGATCGGGTACTGCGACTTCGACCTACTTGAATTCCTAGAAGAG GAGCCGGTGAATGACTCGGAAGTCTTGGACTTGTTGGATCCATCATCGTCTGACACTGTTGTGGGCCGCATTTTAGTTTCATGCTCTGTCGAG GATCCAGTTGAGACGGAGAAGAGTTTTGCAAGGCGCATTTTATCAATAATG GACTACAATGAAGATGGAAAGCTATCATTCTCTGAATTCTCTGATTTGATCAATGCTTTCGGAAACGAACTGGCAGCTAATAAG AAAGAGGAGATTTTCAAAGCAGCTGACATAAACGGGGATGGAGTTGTGAGCATGGATGAGCTAGCCATCCTACTAGCGCAGCAACAAGAAGA GGAACCTATTATGAATCATTGCCCTGTTTGTGGTGAGGTTCTACAAGTCTCGGATAAATTGAATTCTATGATCCATTTAACCCTGTGTTTCGATGAAGGAACAGGGAATCAGGTCATGACCGGAGGATTCTTAACTGATAAACAGGCCTCATCTGG GTGGATTTTTAAACTAAGTGAATGGGCTCATTTTTCATCCTATGATGTTGGCTTAAACTACGGTTCGGGCGCTGCAAACATTGTG GTGTTTGACCGCAGAACCAAGAGGCTAGTGGAAGAATTAATTGATGGGAAAATTGTATTATCGATGAGAGCAATTTATCAGTCCAAATTTGGGTTGGGACTTCTTGATGCAG GGGCCAAAGAAATTCTGCAGAGCATCTCCGAGAAGCAAGGGAAGAAAATGAACACTGCTGAATCTGCTGAAGACATACCAAagttcattcatttttttaag GATCAAATCAATATGGCTGATGTTAAATACCCACTGGAACATTTCAAG ACtttcaatgaatttttcatTAGAGAGCTAAAACCCGGTGCAAGACCAATCGAGAGTCCAGAACATGATAATATTGCTGTTTGTGCTGCTGATAGTCGTCTGATGGCATTTAAATTTGCTGAACAAAGCACTAGATTTTGGATTAAG GGAAGAAAGTTTTCTGTTCGAGGCCTTCTGGGGAAAGAAGTAGATTCACAACCGTTTGAGGGGGGAGCATTAGTAATCTTCCGGTTAGCTCCACAG GATTACCATCGGTTTCACTTGCCGGTCAGTGGAACTATCGAGAAATTTGTAGATATACCTGGGTGCTTATATACT GTCAACCCCATCGCCATCAACAGCAAGTACTGCAATGTCTTCACGGAGAACAAGCGAGTCGTATCCCTCATCTCCACTGAAGATTTTGGGAAG GTGGCATTCATTGCGATTGGTGCTACTATGGTGGGCAGTATCACCTTTTTAAAGCACAAGGGTGAATATGCCAAGAAAGGAGATGAG TTTGGATACTTCTCATTTGGAGGGAGCACGGTCATCTGCGTCTTTGAGAAG GATGCAATAGAGATCGATGAAGATCTCCTACAAACAAGTGCCCGATCACTGGAAACCCTTGTTTCGGTGGGAATGAAGCTGGGCACCTCTACTGGAAAGAGAGTTGGAGAAGATCCAGTTAGGGGGTTGAAGGAGCTTAGTTTTTCACGTGAGTAG
- the LOC116202307 gene encoding peroxidase 43: protein MGEVWGLMLWSLVAGTMMSGTGTRGQVEDELKGQLRVGFYRQSCPAAESIVSSVVRDAVLSNSNMAAILLRLHFHDCFIEGCDGSILVENGPVSEKHAFGHQGVGGFEVIEQAKAQLEAACPGTVSCADIVALAARDAVALANGPTYEVPTGRRDGRMSNMSLASDMPDVVDSIEQLKSKFSRRGLSERDLVLLSAAHTIGTTACFFMTERLYNFIPGGGSDPSINPGFLPELKARCPQNGDVNVRIPIDEGSERVFDKQILQNIRRGFAVLQSDAKLNDDPVTQSVMDSYLGFFGPVFGLSFEADFVEAIVKMGQIDVKTDSGGEIRRVCSSFN from the exons ATGGGCGAGGTGTGGGGTCTCATGCTGTGGTCATTGGTTGCAGGGACAATGATGTCTGGGACAGGTACTAGAGGGCAGGTTGAGGACGAGCTAAAGGGCCAACTCCGCGTCGGCTTCTACCGGCAGAGCTGTCCGGCCGCCGAGTCCATCGTGAGCTCGGTCGTCCGGGACGCCGTTCTTTCCAACTCTAACATGGCCGCGATCTTGCTCCGTCTCCACTTCCACGACTGCTTCATCGAG GGATGTGATGGCTCGATTCTAGTCGAAAACGGCCCAGTTTCGGAGAAACACGCATTCGGGCACCAAGGAGTGGGAGGGTTTGAGGTGATAGAGCAGGCCAAGGCACAGCTTGAAGCTGCCTGCCCAGGCACAGTTTCTTGTGCAGACATTGTGGCTTTAGCCGCTCGAGACGCCGTTGCCCTGGCAAACGGTCCCACATATGAGGTTCCCACCGGGCGAAGGGACGGCCGGATGTCGAACATGTCACTGGCCAGTGACATGCCGGACGTTGTCGACTCCATTGAGCAGCTGAAATCTAAGTTCTCGCGCAGGGGCCTATCCGAGAGGGACCTCGTGCTACTAAGCG CTGCACATACGATCGGGACCACAGCATGCTTCTTCATGACGGAACGACTCTACAATTTTATTCCGGGTGGAGGATCTGACCCTTCGATCAACCCAGGTTTCCTCCCGGAATTGAAGGCGAGGTGCCCCCAGAACGGGGACGTGAACGTCAGGATACCAATTGATGAGGGGAGCGAGCGTGTATTCGATAAGCAGATACTGCAGAACATCAGGAGGGGGTTCGCCGTCTTACAGTCAGATGCGAAGCTGAACGACGATCCTGTAACCCAGAGCGTGATGGACTCCTACCTGGGCTTCTTCGGTCCCGTATTCGGGCTCTCTTTTGAGGCTGATTTCGTTGAGGCTATCGTGAAAATGGGACAGATAGATGTGAAGACTGATTCGGGAGGCGAGATCAGGCGGGTCTGTTCATCCTTCAACTGA
- the LOC116202302 gene encoding putative clathrin assembly protein At1g03050, translating into MAPSKFRRALGAVKDQTSIGLAKVGNSSSLSDLDVAIVKATRHEEFPADEKHIQEILSLTCYSRAHISACVSSLSRRLNKTRNWTVALKTLMLIQRLLAEGDPAYEQEIFFATRRGTRLLNMSDFRDSSRWDYSAFVRTYALYLDERLEHKIQGRRGKRSTFACDEEDRKEADANQNKAIIKATPLQEMKIEQLFSKLHHLQQLLERFLACRPTGGAKNNRVVFVALYPIVKESFQIYYEMTDIMAILIDGFAELDVPNCVKIYEMFTRTAKQLEQLDSFYSWCNSVGLARSSEYPEVERITQKKLNLMDDFIRDKATLAQDNRAMSLEPKSESVQESSSQPETGEEDMNSIKALPPPEGFTEASTQEEKPEEEKNENLQLAVVEADLLNLGEDAVRTPEHGDQLALALFDGAGPTTATSLSGPAWEAFNDNTPDWENALVQSASRLSNQQTASMGGGFDMLLLNGMYQQGAVATAAASSQYGGSGSASSIALGSAGRPAATLALPALPTGGPNSLPPNADPFAPSLAVVPPPYVQMSDLENKQRLLMEEQRMWQQYTQNGMQGQLGFSNLQANPYNMGGYTRSY; encoded by the exons ATGGCTCCGAGCAAGTTCAGGAGAGCCCTTGGAGCTGTGAAAGACCAGACGAGCATTGGGCTGGCCAAGGTCGGGAACAGCAGCTCGTTGTCAGACCTTGATGTCGCGATCGTGAAGGCGACCCGGCACGAGGAGTTTCCTGCGGATGAGAAGCACATCCAGGAGATACTGAGCCTGACGTGCTATTCACGGGCCCATATCAGCGCATGCGTCAGCAGCCTGTCTCGCCGGCTCAACAAGACCCGGAACTGGACGGTTGCGCTCAAGACGCTCATGCTGATCCAGCGGCTGCTTGCGGAGGGGGACCCTGCCTATGAGCAGGAGATCTTCTTTGCCACGAGGCGTGGGACTCGCCTCCTCAACATGTCTGACTTCCGGGACTCCTCGCGATGGGACTACTCTGCATTTGTGCGCACTTATGCGCTCTACCTGGATGAGCGGCTTGAGCACAAAATACAGGGCCGGAGAGGGAAACGGAGCACGTTTGCATGCGATGAAGAAGATCGAAAAGAAGCTGATGCCAATCAGAATAAAGCCATTATAAAGGCCACACCGCTGCAGGAGATGAAAATCGAGCAATTATTTTCGAAGTTGCATCACCTGCAACAACTGCTGGAACGCTTCCTGGCCTGTAGGCCAACAG GTGGAGCCAAGAATAACCGCGTCGTATTTGTGGCTCTTTACCCGATTGTGAAGGAAAGTTTCCAGATATATTATGAGATGACAGATATAATGGCCATCTTAATTGACGGATTCGCAGAGCTGGACGTGCCCAACTGCGTAAAGATCTATGAGATGTTCACGCGAACTGCAAAGCAACTTGAACAGCTCGATTCTTTCTACAGTTGGTGCAATAGTGTGGGCCTCGcccgctcctcggagtatccaGAAGTAGAAAGGATTACCCAGAAAAAGCTCAACCTGATGGATGATTTCATCCGGGACAAGGCCACACTGGCGCAGGATAATAGAGCCATGAGTTTGGAACCCAAGAGTGAATCCGTACAGGAATCGAGTAGTCAACCTGAAACTGGGGAAGAGGACATGAACTCTATAAAGGCGTTGCCCCCTCCTGAGGGTTTCACTGAAGCCTCGACTCAGGAGGAGAAGCCAGAGGAGGAAAAGAATGAAAACCTACAACTAGCAGTTGTGGAAGCTGACCTGTTAAACCTCGGAGAGGATGCAGTGAGAACTCCCGAGCATGGGGACCAGTTGGCTCTAGCCCTGTTCGACGGGGCGGGACCAACAACAGCAACATCATTGAGCGGCCCAGCATGGGAGGCATTCAATGATAACACGCCCGACTGGGAGAATGCGCTGGTCCAGTCAGCGAGCAGACTGTCTAACCAACAGACAGCCTCAATGGGTGGTGGGTTTGATATGCTCCTCTTAAACGGTATGTATCAGCAAGGAGCAGTAGCCACTGCTGCAGCAAGCTCGCAATATGGAGGCAGCGGAAGTGCCAGCAGTATCGCACTCGGGTCAGCCGGAAGGCCTGCTGCAACACTGGCCCTGCCAGCACTGCCAACAGGAGGGCCCAACAGCCTGCCCCCCAATGCAGACCCGTTTGCACCCTCACTTGCAGTGGTGCCACCACCGTACGTGCAGATGTCTGACTTGGAGAATAAGCAGAGGCTACTGATGGAGGAGCAGCGGATGTGGCAACAGTACACCCAGAACGGGATGCAAGGGCAGCTCGGATTCTCGAACCTACAAGCTAACCCTTACAACATGGGAGGATACACGAGAAGCTACTGA
- the LOC116202308 gene encoding glycine-rich RNA-binding protein RZ1A — protein MSEELEHRCFIGGLAWSTSDRGLKDAFEKFGHLLEAKVVVDKYSGRSRGFGFVTFDEKKAMEEAIEAMNGLELDGRNIIVEKAQPSQGSAREDRDRGRDRDRYGGGRGSNGGDCFKCGKPGHFARECPEEGGRGGGRYGGRDDRYGGGGGGGKYGPDRNGDRSSGRNRDSGSRGGSGSDRYGRDRSGPYERRSSGGYR, from the exons ATGTCGGAGGAACTGGAGCACCGCTGCTTTATTGGTGGACTTGCATGGTCCACGTCTGACAGAGGTCTAAAAGATGCCTTTGAAAAGTTTGGCCATCTTCTCGAGGCTAAG GTGGTGGTTGACAAGTATTCAGGCCGCTCGCGTGGATTTGGTTTTGTCACCTTTGATGAGAAAAAAGCAATGGAAGAAGCCATTGAAGCTATGAATGGCTTGGAATTAGATGGGCGAAATATTATTGTTGAGAAagcacagcctagccaaggtTCAGCAAGAGAAGATCGGGACCGTGGCAGGGACCGCGATCGCTATGGCGGTGGGCGTGGATCAAACGGTGGAGATTGCTTCAAGTGCGGCAAGCCTGGACATTTCGCCAGAGAGTGTCCTGAAGAAGGGGGCAGAGGAGGAGGCAGGTATGGTGGAAGGGATGATAGATATGGAGGCGGTGGGGGAGGTGGAAAGTATGGACCTGACCGAAATGGGGATAGATCAAGCGGTCGGAATAGGGATTCTGGGAGTCGTGGAGGCTCAGGAAGTGACCGATACGGTCGGGACCGCTCTGGACCTTACGAACGCCGGAGCTCTGGTGGTTACCGCTGA
- the LOC116203860 gene encoding WAT1-related protein At3g02690, chloroplastic: MGWSVASWSNAPLGSVSVPPSLQRRSLGKRSSHPPTPVLLLPRTPQFCGIGEEFPALISYCSGKNAQVESSPMDCVGTGQNVECLVPDATDSDGGNGSLLKKNEEPVAAPFSLSVAAEELVEWGVLVSPFFFWGSGMVAMKEVLPKAGPFFVSAFRLIPAGLLLIGFASSQGRRPPSGLAAWLSIALFGLIDASCFQGFLAQGLQRTSAGLGSVIIDSQPLTVAILAALLFGESIGVFGAAGLVLGVVGLLLLEVPALSLDDKSFSLWGSGEWWMLLAAQSMAVGTVMVRWVSKYSDPVMATGWHMVIGGLPLLLVSIINHDPAFSGGLGEFSVNDILQLLYTSIFGSAISYGVYFNRATKGSLTKLSSLSFLTPMFASVFGYLYLNETFSFLQLLGAAVTLVAIYMVNYRKQPAE; the protein is encoded by the exons ATGGGTTGGAGCGTCGCTTCTTGGAGCAATGCTCCGTTGGGGTCTGTTTCAGTTCCTCCATCACTGCAGAGACGTTCTCTGGGGAAACGAAGCAGCCACCCGCCGACTCCCGTTCTACTTCTACCCCGGACGCCTCAGTTTTGCGGGATTGGGGAGGAATTTCCGGCGCTGATCAGCTACTGTAGTGGCAAGAACGCGCAGGTCGAATCCTCCCCCATGGACTGCGTCGGCACAGGGCAGAACGTGGAGTGTCTCGTCCCGGATGCCACCGATTCCGATGGCGGAAACGGCTCCCTCCTCAAGAAGAACGAGGAGCCGGTGGCAGCACCCTTTTCCCTGTCAGTGGCGGCGGAGGAGCTAGTGGAATGGGGAGTGTTGGTGTCTCCATTCTTCTTTTGGGGCTCGGGCATGGTGGCGATGAAGGAGGTGCTCCCGAAGGCGGGACCTTTCTTTGTCTCCGCCTTCCGTCTCATTCCCGCTGGCCTACTCCTCATCGGGTTCGCCTCCTCCCAGGGACGCAGGCCTCCTTCTGGCCTGGCAGCTTGGCTCTCCATCGCCCTCTTCGGGCTCATCGATGCATCCTGTTTTCAG GGATTTCTCGCGCAAGGATTGCAGAGGACCTCGGCTGGTTTGGGCAGT GTGATTATTGATTCACAGCCATTGACAGTAGCTATACTTGCTGCCCTATTGTTCGGTGAATCTATTGGAGTTTTCGGAGCCGCAGGACTTGTTCTTGGTGTTGTCGGACTCTTACTTCTTGAG GTCCCTGCTCTTAGTCTGGACGATAAAAGTTTCTCACTATGGGGGAGTGGTGAGTGGTGGATGCTTCTTGCAGCTCAGAGCATGGCCGTGGGCACAGTCATGGTTCGTTGGGTCTCCAAGTATTCTGACCCTGTGATGGCTACTGGATGG CATATGGTTATCGGCggtcttcctcttcttctggtTTCCATTATCAACCACGATCCTGCCTTTAGTGGAGGTCTCGGAGAGTTTTCAGTGAATGATATATTACAACTCCTTTACACCTCTATATTTGGAAGTGCCATCAGCTATGGTGTATATTTCAACCGTGCAACTAAAG GCAGCTTGACAAAGCTGAGCTCCCTCTCATTTTTGACCCCAATGTTCGCCTCCGTTTTCGG GTATCTATATCTAAATGAAACCTTCTCATTCTTGCAACTCTTGGGCGCTGCTGTTACTTTGGTTGCAATATACATGGTCAATTACAGAAAACAGCCCGCAGAATGA
- the LOC116202304 gene encoding 2-(3-amino-3-carboxypropyl)histidine synthase subunit 1: MTQTQQDLAAGEAVVRPRPRPAPKRFVKSQIPDSVLNDPALKAAISVLPSNYNLEVHKCVWRIRSSKAKRVALQLPEGLLMYSLVLSDIFTAFGGASHCFVLGDVTYGACCVDDLAASALGADLLIHYGHSCLVPVDTTTVPCLYVFVDILIDVNLLVSTLKLNLLQDYSNIVLAGTIQFATAIRSAKPELEKLGFNVLIPQAKPLSAGEVLGCTAPRIPVDYASDDRTVSVFVADGRFHLEAFMIANPGIRTFRYDPYIGKLLLEEYDQKGMRESRKNAILKVKDQAKSWGIVLGTLGRQGNPRILQRLEKVMREKGFVYTVVLMSEISPGRIALFEDSVDAWVQIACPRLSIDWGDAFHKPLLTPFEAEVALGLILGWWERSERTNACCGDSCSGCGSNRDRRVEDYPMDYYAQDGGEWNSSYAKKPSRPLHRNPASTC, from the coding sequence ATGACCCAGACCCAGCAAGATCTCGCCGCCGGGGAGGCGGTGGTGAGGCCGAGGCCGAGGCCCGCACCGAAGCGGTTCGTCAAGAGCCAGATCCCGGACTCCGTCCTCAACGACCCGGCGCTGAAAGCCGCCATCTCCGTCCTCCCGAGCAACTACAACCTCGAGGTCCACAAGTGCGTCTGGCGCATCCGATCCTCCAAAGCGAAGCGCGTGGCCCTTCAGCTCCCGGAGGGCCTCCTCATGTACTCCCTCGTCCTCTCAGATATCTTCACGGCCTTTGGCGGGGCCTCCCACTGCTTCGTCCTCGGGGACGTCACCTACGGCGCCTGCTGCGTCGACGACCTTGCTGCCTCCGCCCTCGGGGCTGACCTTCTCATCCACTACGGCCATAGCTGCCTCGTCCCCGTGGACACCACCACCGTCCCCTGCCTCTACGTCTTCGTCGATATCCTCATCGACGTCAATCTCCTTGTCAGCACCCTGAAGCTGAACTTGCTTCAGGATTACTCCAACATCGTCCTTGCAGGCACCATTCAGTTTGCCACTGCGATTCGTTCTGCCAAGCCTGAGCTCGAGAAGCTCGGATTCAATGTCTTGATCCCACAGGCAAAGCCACTTTCTGCAGGAGAAGTCCTCGGGTGCACGGCTCCAAGGATTCCTGTCGACTATGCATCGGATGATCGGACAGTCTCAGTGTTTGTTGCCGATGGGCGGTTCCACTTGGAGGCCTTCATGATAGCAAACCCGGGGATTAGGACCTTCCGCTACGACCCCTATATCGGGAAGCTGTTGCTCGAGGAGTATGACCAAAAGGGTATGCGAGAATCTCGTAAAAATGCGATCTTGAAGGTGAAGGACCAGGCGAAGAGCTGGGGTATTGTGTTGGGCACACTTGGGAGACAGGGGAATCCTAGGATTCTTCAGAGGCTAGAGAAGGTGATGAGGGAGAAGGGTTTCGTGTACACTGTTGTACTAATGTCCGAGATAAGTCCTGGGAGGATAGCCTTGTTCGAGGACTCTGTCGATGCTTGGGTGCAGATAGCCTGCCCCAGGCTTTCTATTGACTGGGGGGATGCTTTCCATAAGCCCTTGCTTACACCCTTTGAAGCCGAGGTGGCTCTCGGGTTAATCCTGGGATGGTGGGAGAGAAGTGAAAGGACAAATGCCTGTTGTGGAGATTCATGCTCTGGGTGCGGGAGCAATCGGGATCGCAGGGTTGAGGATTATCCAATGGATTATTATGCTCAGGATGGTGGTGAATGGAACTCTTCCTACGCGAAGAAGCCGTCCCGCCCCTTACACCGAAATCCCGCCTCCACCTGTTGA
- the LOC116202309 gene encoding uncharacterized protein C53C9.2-like, with product MGACASIPIDPKHAKAPEPAKEETEAAVAPTEPEQVKTEEKAVASTDEAAVKEESKEEEKKEEEEEKKEEQVSESAAAKEENEKAPSNAEEAEKPAAVKEEEKSSQ from the exons ATGGGGGCTTGTGCTAGCATTCCTATTGACCCGAAGCACGCCAAGGCCCCTGAGCCTGCCAAGGAGGAAACCGAGGCTGCCGTTGCTCCAACCGAGCCCGAGCAGGTCAAAACCGAGGAGAAGGCAGTCGCCAGCACCGATGAG GCTGCAGTGAAAGAAGAGTCGAAGGaggaagagaaaaaggaagaggaggaagagaaaaaGGAGGAGCAAGTCTCAGAATCAGCTGCCGCAAAGGAGGAGAACGAGAAGGCACCCTCGAATGCAGAGGAGGCTGAGAAGCCCGCCGCTGTTAAAGAGGAGGAGAAATCCTCGCAGTAA